The Chloroflexota bacterium genome includes a region encoding these proteins:
- a CDS encoding nucleotidyltransferase family protein, translated as MTQKKRQPHIAIPREQLTEFCRRNQIRWLALFGSVLRDDFGPDSDVDVLVEFDPEARVTMFTLSRLQRELEDIFARPVDFVLKDGLKRRIRDSVLASAQVIYAN; from the coding sequence ATGACCCAGAAAAAACGTCAGCCTCACATTGCCATCCCCCGCGAGCAATTGACTGAATTCTGTCGCCGGAATCAGATTCGCTGGCTGGCGTTGTTTGGCTCAGTCCTGCGCGACGACTTCGGCCCGGACAGCGACGTGGATGTGCTGGTGGAGTTTGACCCAGAAGCGCGGGTCACCATGTTCACTTTGAGCCGCCTCCAACGTGAGTTGGAAGACATCTTTGCCCGTCCAGTGGATTTTGTGCTGAAAGACGGCCTCAAGCGGCGCATCCGCGACTCCGTTCTTGCCAGCGCGCAGGTGATTTATGCGAACTGA
- a CDS encoding GNAT family N-acetyltransferase: MDGLSRQLFEGEKVRLTAFQPDKDSEIESRWTRDPEFWHFAGPKPARPLSAAQVKKNREKLAGEAKERPNRFDFAVRLRSDNCLIGFAQLDSVEWNHGHAWMRVAIGDPADRGQGCGSQALRLLLRYAFHELNLFRLTTNVYEYDSRGLRFLERHGFAVEVRRRQAIHRLGRRWDDLRLGLLKEAWEKKGKERNE, from the coding sequence ATGGACGGCCTTTCACGACAACTTTTCGAAGGCGAGAAAGTTCGCCTGACCGCCTTTCAACCCGATAAAGATTCCGAGATCGAGTCGCGCTGGACGCGCGACCCGGAGTTTTGGCACTTCGCCGGCCCCAAGCCGGCCCGCCCGCTCTCGGCGGCGCAGGTGAAGAAGAACCGCGAGAAGTTGGCGGGCGAGGCCAAAGAGCGCCCCAACCGTTTCGACTTTGCCGTTCGACTGCGGAGCGACAACTGCTTGATCGGCTTCGCGCAATTGGACAGCGTCGAATGGAATCACGGCCACGCCTGGATGCGCGTTGCCATTGGCGACCCGGCTGACCGGGGGCAGGGCTGTGGCTCGCAGGCCCTGCGGCTGTTGTTGCGCTACGCCTTCCACGAACTCAACCTGTTCCGGCTGACGACGAATGTGTACGAATACGATTCGCGCGGCCTGCGCTTTTTGGAGCGGCATGGGTTTGCGGTGGAAGTGCGCCGACGACAAGCGATTCATCGCCTGGGCCGGCGCTGGGATGACTTGAGGCTGGGGCTGTTGAAAGAGGCATGGGAAAAGAAGGGAAAAGAGAGAAATGAGTGA
- a CDS encoding GNAT family N-acetyltransferase, with the protein MSDQQHSSLLRGELVRLTASNPDADTELIAGWFQDSEFARLLDSAVARPLTIQSIREELDEEPKPFGFPFVIRTLAEDKLIGFVGLWAENWTHGDAWLGIGIGERDYWGKGYGADALRIALHYAFTELNLHRVSLSVFAYNTRAIRAYEKVGFVVEGRMRQLLYRDGERWDEVVMGALKEEWENAMPHL; encoded by the coding sequence ATGAGTGATCAACAACATTCATCGCTTTTGCGGGGCGAGTTGGTGCGCTTAACCGCCAGCAACCCGGATGCAGACACCGAGCTAATCGCCGGCTGGTTTCAGGACAGCGAGTTTGCGCGTTTGCTGGACTCCGCCGTTGCCCGGCCTCTTACCATCCAGTCAATCCGCGAAGAACTTGATGAGGAGCCGAAGCCTTTTGGCTTCCCGTTCGTCATTCGAACACTGGCCGAAGACAAGCTCATTGGCTTTGTGGGCCTGTGGGCCGAGAACTGGACGCACGGCGACGCCTGGCTGGGCATTGGCATCGGCGAGCGCGACTACTGGGGCAAGGGCTACGGCGCTGATGCTTTGCGTATCGCTCTGCATTACGCCTTCACCGAACTCAACCTGCACCGCGTATCGCTGTCGGTGTTTGCTTACAACACCCGCGCCATTCGCGCCTATGAGAAAGTGGGCTTTGTGGTGGAGGGCCGGATGCGGCAACTGCTTTACCGCGACGGCGAACGCTGGGATGAGGTGGTGATGGGCGCTCTGAAAGAGGAATGGGAAAACGCGATGCCGCATTTGTAG
- a CDS encoding ABC transporter permease, which produces MSTAISELKASYAFIERNYNIVKRYWAWELVWLVYTVANSLAVSYIGLGFERLGGGGIDGKYFVLYLAVGTIVWRYLSVIFYWVTDLVGLERWEGTIEYTLMAPISRFFHMLGQTAFSIVYSLVHTGVVLLATMLLFDISLSNANLWGFFLLLIAGSLSFIGISIVGSVLPLLFPERGSQMTHLIIAVLLLVSGVYYPVEVLPGWLQVFSRFSPATYVIDGARATLLDGAPTLSLWPYIWPLLIMGAIAIPMGLRIFHWAERYAKRTGKLHRNG; this is translated from the coding sequence ATGTCTACAGCAATTAGTGAACTCAAGGCGTCCTACGCCTTCATCGAACGCAACTACAACATCGTCAAACGATACTGGGCCTGGGAACTGGTGTGGCTGGTCTACACCGTTGCCAACAGTCTGGCCGTTAGTTACATCGGCCTGGGGTTTGAACGACTTGGCGGCGGCGGGATAGACGGCAAGTATTTCGTGCTGTATCTCGCCGTCGGCACCATCGTCTGGCGCTACCTGTCGGTGATCTTCTACTGGGTGACTGACCTCGTCGGCCTGGAGCGGTGGGAGGGCACCATCGAATACACCCTCATGGCCCCTATCTCCCGCTTCTTTCACATGCTGGGCCAGACGGCGTTCTCCATCGTCTACAGCTTGGTACACACCGGCGTGGTGCTGTTGGCAACCATGTTGCTCTTTGACATCAGTTTGAGCAACGCCAACCTGTGGGGCTTCTTTTTGCTCCTCATCGCCGGCAGTCTCTCGTTCATCGGCATCAGCATCGTCGGCTCGGTTCTGCCACTACTCTTCCCGGAGCGCGGCTCGCAAATGACGCACTTGATCATCGCCGTGCTTCTGCTGGTCTCCGGCGTGTACTATCCGGTTGAAGTTTTACCGGGTTGGCTGCAAGTCTTCTCACGCTTCTCGCCTGCGACTTATGTGATTGATGGCGCTCGGGCGACACTGTTGGACGGCGCCCCGACCCTCAGCCTGTGGCCGTACATCTGGCCCTTGCTGATCATGGGGGCAATCGCCATTCCGATGGGTCTCCGAATCTTTCACTGGGCTGAACGATATGCGAAACGGACAGGGAAGTTGCATCGGAACGGATAA
- a CDS encoding GNAT family N-acetyltransferase: MRIEPRPYQDSSDLDRMLSILIEGRKADNGTYYVHTGDLSWWLFYHDPEEPLWEQIALWEDDDGQTLGWALFTPNDGFFDLFVHPSLTGTQRARQMHAWAEEQIAEKVKARGGKTIRVMWVFETDAARRQLLEERGFSLAGPDSHLGQMIYFTRSLAEPVARPTLPDGFVVRSTAGEREVEARAAAQYGAFQSKWQWDRYVARFRRFMQSPVYDPERDVAAVAPEGRFAAFCIFWLDPVNKVSLFEPVGTHPDFQKRGLGKAVLLEGLRRMKANVMETAIVCAEADNQAAVRLYESVGFRVANKLCMYVKDV; encoded by the coding sequence ATGAGAATTGAGCCGCGACCTTATCAGGACTCGTCAGACCTGGACAGGATGCTGTCCATCCTGATCGAAGGCCGCAAGGCGGACAACGGCACTTACTACGTTCACACCGGCGACTTGAGTTGGTGGCTGTTCTATCATGATCCCGAAGAGCCGCTCTGGGAACAGATCGCCTTGTGGGAGGATGATGACGGCCAAACGCTCGGCTGGGCCTTGTTCACGCCGAATGATGGTTTCTTCGACCTCTTCGTCCACCCATCGTTGACCGGCACGCAACGGGCCAGGCAGATGCACGCTTGGGCCGAAGAACAGATCGCAGAGAAGGTGAAGGCACGAGGCGGCAAAACGATTCGCGTCATGTGGGTTTTCGAGACCGACGCCGCCCGCCGCCAACTGCTGGAAGAGCGCGGCTTCAGCCTTGCCGGGCCGGACTCGCACCTGGGCCAGATGATCTACTTCACGCGCTCGCTGGCTGAACCCGTCGCCAGGCCAACGTTGCCCGACGGTTTTGTAGTTCGCTCGACGGCGGGTGAGCGCGAAGTGGAAGCGCGCGCGGCGGCGCAGTATGGCGCGTTTCAATCCAAGTGGCAGTGGGATCGGTACGTGGCCCGCTTTCGCCGATTCATGCAGTCGCCCGTCTACGACCCGGAACGGGACGTGGCGGCGGTTGCCCCGGAGGGCCGGTTTGCCGCTTTTTGCATCTTCTGGCTGGACCCGGTGAACAAGGTCAGCCTCTTCGAGCCGGTCGGCACACACCCTGACTTTCAGAAGAGGGGATTGGGCAAGGCCGTCCTGCTGGAAGGGTTGCGAAGAATGAAGGCCAATGTCATGGAGACGGCCATTGTCTGCGCCGAAGCCGACAACCAAGCGGCGGTCAGATTGTACGAATCGGTTGGCTTTCGAGTCGCCAACAAATTGTGTATGTACGTGAAGGATGTATAG
- a CDS encoding GNAT family N-acetyltransferase encodes MITTELISIPNAPAIPSLAFRGFRGESDFPGMVAALNASEATDGVERVITVEDIANNYAHLVNCDLARDVVLAEVNGDVVGYARVDWYKDEAGNTLYNHLAFLRHEWRHKGVGAALLKWAQTRLREVSASLSHTGPRFFQASASETSRGAEALLIKDGYQAVRHGFLMVRPTLDDIPDFPLPAGLEVRPVLPEHYRAIWDANEEAFRDHWGFAPSTEDDYQRWLNDKVIFMPELWKIAWDVETNQVAGQVKGFINNEENAAFNRRRGLCEFISVRRPWRKRGLARALIALTLHEFKERGLTESALGVDTQNLSGALRVYEACGFRPVQRSSTYRKPLT; translated from the coding sequence ATGATTACAACTGAACTGATTTCAATTCCAAACGCTCCCGCCATCCCCAGCCTGGCCTTTCGCGGCTTCCGGGGCGAGAGCGACTTTCCGGGCATGGTGGCGGCTCTCAACGCGAGTGAGGCAACCGACGGCGTGGAGCGCGTTATCACCGTCGAAGACATTGCCAACAACTACGCTCATCTCGTCAACTGCGACCTGGCCCGCGATGTTGTGCTGGCCGAAGTGAATGGCGACGTTGTCGGCTACGCTCGCGTGGACTGGTACAAAGACGAAGCCGGTAACACGCTCTACAATCACCTGGCTTTCCTGCGCCATGAATGGCGGCACAAGGGCGTGGGCGCAGCGCTACTCAAATGGGCGCAGACTCGCCTCCGTGAAGTCTCGGCCTCCCTGTCTCACACCGGCCCGCGCTTCTTTCAGGCCTCTGCCTCCGAGACCTCACGCGGCGCTGAGGCGCTGTTGATCAAAGACGGCTACCAGGCAGTCCGGCACGGTTTTCTCATGGTCAGGCCGACTCTGGACGACATCCCCGACTTCCCGCTCCCGGCCGGACTCGAAGTGCGCCCGGTTCTGCCGGAACACTATCGGGCGATCTGGGATGCCAACGAAGAAGCCTTTCGCGATCACTGGGGCTTTGCGCCGTCAACCGAGGACGATTATCAACGCTGGCTGAACGACAAAGTGATCTTCATGCCCGAACTGTGGAAGATCGCCTGGGACGTTGAAACGAATCAGGTAGCCGGGCAGGTGAAAGGCTTCATCAACAACGAAGAGAACGCGGCCTTCAACCGCCGGCGGGGCTTGTGCGAGTTCATCAGCGTGCGCCGCCCGTGGCGCAAGCGCGGCCTGGCGCGGGCGTTGATTGCCCTGACGCTTCACGAGTTCAAGGAGCGCGGCCTGACCGAGTCGGCGCTGGGCGTGGACACCCAAAACCTGAGCGGCGCTCTGCGGGTCTATGAAGCCTGCGGCTTTCGACCTGTCCAGAGAAGCTCGACATATCGCAAGCCTTTGACGTAA